A genome region from Candidatus Binatia bacterium includes the following:
- a CDS encoding type II toxin-antitoxin system HicB family antitoxin, translated as MADKWKYEIIIYWSAEDEAYIAEVPELPGCAADGATYKQALANAEVVIREWIETARDLGRAIPEPKGRLLYA; from the coding sequence ATGGCCGATAAGTGGAAGTACGAGATCATCATCTACTGGAGTGCCGAGGACGAAGCATACATTGCGGAGGTCCCCGAGCTCCCGGGGTGTGCAGCCGATGGCGCCACGTACAAGCAGGCCCTGGCCAACGCAGAGGTCGTGATTCGGGAATGGATCGAAACCGCTCGCGATCTGGGCCGGGCCATCCCTGAGCCCAAGGGGCGCCTGCTGTATGCATGA
- a CDS encoding type II toxin-antitoxin system HicA family toxin: MRGLLLRLGFDERIRGSHHIFTKTGVEEILNLQPRDRNAKPYQVKQVRAVIVKYRMAGGSNGR, encoded by the coding sequence TTGCGCGGCTTGCTTCTTCGTCTGGGATTCGACGAGCGGATTCGCGGGAGCCACCACATCTTCACGAAGACCGGCGTCGAAGAGATCCTGAACCTGCAGCCGAGGGACCGGAACGCGAAACCGTATCAGGTCAAGCAGGTGCGCGCCGTCATCGTGAAGTACCGAATGGCGGGAGGATCGAATGGCCGATAA
- a CDS encoding antitoxin — MRTTIDIDDPILKEVKRLRKREGRSLGRLVSDLLAESLARRRNAVQTEKAFAWIQRSMGARVDLGDKDLIHSILDAERDGGDERD, encoded by the coding sequence ATGCGGACGACGATCGACATCGATGACCCGATCCTGAAGGAAGTGAAGCGCCTGCGGAAGCGTGAGGGCAGATCGCTGGGGCGCCTGGTGTCGGATCTGCTCGCCGAGTCGCTCGCTCGCCGTCGCAACGCGGTGCAAACGGAGAAGGCGTTCGCCTGGATTCAGCGGAGCATGGGGGCCAGGGTGGATCTGGGCGACAAGGATCTCATACATTCCATCCTCGACGCCGAGCGAGACGGTGGTGATGAGCGGGACTAG
- a CDS encoding PIN domain-containing protein, translating to MSFAVDVNVLLYASDASSPLHARARAALLEWVAGPEVFCLAWPTVISYLRIATHSSIFASPLSSEEAMTNVSSLVSLPHVRLIAEEEGFWDVYREVAGPVRPRGALVPDAHLAAILRQHGVTVLHTNDRDFRRFDFLQIRNPFGQ from the coding sequence GTGAGCTTCGCGGTCGACGTGAACGTGTTGCTGTACGCGTCCGACGCCTCGAGCCCCCTCCACGCGCGGGCGAGAGCGGCGCTGCTCGAGTGGGTCGCGGGCCCGGAGGTGTTCTGCCTGGCGTGGCCGACCGTCATCAGCTACCTGCGCATCGCAACGCATTCGTCGATCTTTGCGAGTCCCCTGAGTTCCGAGGAAGCGATGACCAACGTGAGCTCACTGGTGTCGCTCCCGCACGTCCGGTTGATCGCCGAGGAAGAAGGCTTCTGGGATGTCTACCGTGAGGTCGCTGGCCCTGTTCGTCCACGAGGGGCGTTAGTCCCGGACGCCCACCTCGCCGCCATCCTCCGCCAGCACGGGGTTACTGTCCTCCACACCAACGATCGTGACTTCAGGCGATTTGACTTCCTGCAGATCCGCAATCCGTTCGGCCAGTGA
- a CDS encoding extracellular solute-binding protein → MKLACVIAGVAVGLVGWVTVAPAQGQAAAHGIAMHGNLKYPPGFAHFAYVNPEAPKGGEARQATIGTFDSFNAFIVKGNPAAGVGQIYDTLLTTAADEPFSEYGLLAESVEVPADRAWVAFTLRATARWHDGKPVTVEDVIWSFNTLRAKGQPFFRAYYAGVAAVEKTGARTVKFTFAPGDNRELPLILGQFPIFPQHYWQSREFDKTSLEPPLGSGPYRIDAFEAGRFVTYRRVADYWGKDLPVNVGRYNFDVIRIDYYRDSTVALEAFKAGEYDLRPEESAKSWATAYDFPAVAAGAVQKREFPHSRPAGMQAFAFNTRRPIFRDRRVRQALGYLFDFEWSNRTLFYGQYTRLRSYFDNSELAANGVPGADEIAVLKPFEGRVPPEVLTQAYQPPATDGSGNLRENMRSAVELLRSAGWVVDAKTRKLTHAESGRVLAFEILLNTPQFERIALPFAKNLERLGVDAAVRTVDTAQYQRRIDEFDFDMVVANWPQSLSPGNEQRDFWTTAFADKPGSRNLIGIKDPVIDALVEQAIAAPDREALVSRVHALDRVLQWGFWVIPQWYLPFDRIAYWDKFGRPSVVPAQGVQLDTWWIDSGKVAALEAAGKRGEK, encoded by the coding sequence ATGAAGCTGGCTTGCGTCATTGCGGGAGTTGCTGTCGGGCTGGTTGGCTGGGTAACTGTGGCGCCGGCGCAAGGGCAGGCCGCCGCGCATGGCATCGCCATGCACGGAAACTTGAAGTACCCGCCCGGGTTCGCGCACTTCGCCTACGTCAACCCGGAGGCGCCCAAAGGGGGGGAGGCGCGGCAGGCGACGATCGGCACCTTCGACAGCTTCAACGCCTTCATCGTCAAGGGCAACCCTGCCGCCGGCGTCGGCCAGATCTACGATACCCTGCTCACCACCGCCGCCGACGAGCCCTTCAGCGAATACGGGCTGCTCGCCGAAAGCGTCGAAGTGCCGGCCGACCGCGCGTGGGTCGCGTTTACGCTGCGCGCGACGGCGCGCTGGCACGACGGCAAGCCCGTCACCGTCGAGGACGTCATCTGGAGCTTCAATACCCTGCGCGCCAAAGGCCAGCCGTTCTTCCGCGCCTACTACGCCGGCGTCGCCGCGGTCGAGAAAACCGGCGCGCGGACGGTCAAGTTCACGTTCGCCCCCGGCGACAACCGTGAGCTACCGCTCATTCTCGGCCAATTCCCGATCTTCCCGCAGCACTACTGGCAGTCCCGAGAGTTCGACAAGACCTCGCTCGAGCCTCCGCTCGGCTCCGGTCCGTACAGGATCGACGCCTTCGAGGCTGGTCGCTTCGTCACCTACCGCCGTGTTGCCGATTACTGGGGCAAGGATCTGCCGGTGAACGTCGGCCGCTACAACTTCGATGTCATTCGCATCGACTATTACCGCGATTCGACCGTGGCGCTGGAGGCGTTCAAGGCCGGCGAGTACGACCTCCGTCCGGAGGAGTCGGCGAAGAGCTGGGCGACCGCTTACGACTTCCCCGCGGTCGCCGCCGGCGCGGTGCAGAAGCGCGAGTTCCCGCACAGCCGCCCCGCCGGTATGCAAGCCTTCGCATTCAACACCCGCCGGCCGATCTTCCGCGATCGGCGGGTGCGCCAAGCTCTGGGATACCTGTTCGACTTCGAGTGGTCGAACCGCACGCTCTTTTACGGCCAGTACACCCGCCTGCGCAGCTACTTCGACAACTCGGAACTGGCCGCCAACGGCGTGCCCGGCGCCGACGAAATCGCCGTGCTGAAGCCTTTCGAGGGGCGCGTGCCGCCGGAGGTGCTCACGCAGGCTTACCAGCCGCCGGCGACCGACGGATCGGGCAATCTCCGCGAGAACATGCGCTCGGCAGTCGAACTCCTCCGCAGTGCGGGCTGGGTCGTGGACGCGAAGACGCGCAAGCTCACTCACGCCGAGAGCGGCCGCGTGCTGGCGTTCGAGATCCTGCTGAACACACCCCAGTTCGAACGCATCGCCTTGCCGTTCGCGAAGAATCTCGAACGGCTGGGCGTCGACGCCGCGGTGCGCACCGTCGACACCGCACAGTATCAACGGCGCATCGACGAGTTCGACTTCGATATGGTGGTGGCCAACTGGCCGCAGTCGCTGTCGCCCGGCAACGAGCAGCGCGACTTCTGGACGACGGCCTTTGCGGACAAGCCCGGGAGCCGCAACCTCATCGGCATCAAGGACCCGGTTATCGATGCGCTGGTCGAGCAGGCGATCGCCGCGCCCGACCGGGAGGCGCTGGTCAGCCGTGTGCACGCCCTCGATCGGGTTCTGCAGTGGGGGTTCTGGGTCATTCCGCAGTGGTATCTGCCGTTCGACCGGATCGCTTACTGGGACAAGTTCGGCCGTCCGTCGGTGGTGCCGGCGCAGGGGGTGCAGCTCGACACCTGGTGGATCGATTCCGGGAAGGTCGCCGCGCTCGAGGCCGCGGGTAAGCGGGGCGAGAAGTAG
- a CDS encoding microcin C ABC transporter permease YejB translates to MAAYILRRLLLMIPTLFGVMVLNFVIINAAPGGPVEQVIARVQGHDVAATARFGGGQQREVGDTQRRPAERDGGAGGGKYRGARGLDPQFIADLERQFGFDKPPLERFLRMMGGFLRFDFGNSFFRDASVVDLVIEKMPVSISLGLWTLLLVYTISVPLGIAKAVRDGSRFDVWTSAVVIVGNAVPGFLFAILLIVLFAGGRYFDWFPLRGLVSDDWHQLDLWHKVTDYLWHIALPVLSMVIGGFASLTMLTKNSFLDQIGQQYVVTARAKGLGEGRVLYGHVFRNAMLIVIAGFPGAFIGVLFTGALLTEVIFSLDGLGLLGFEAAINRDYPVMFGTLYFFTLLGLLMKLIEDITYAVVDPRIDFGARDG, encoded by the coding sequence ATGGCGGCGTACATCCTCAGGCGCCTGCTCCTGATGATTCCGACGCTGTTCGGGGTCATGGTGCTGAACTTTGTCATCATCAACGCGGCGCCGGGCGGGCCGGTCGAGCAGGTGATCGCGCGGGTGCAGGGGCACGACGTGGCGGCAACCGCGCGGTTCGGCGGCGGCCAGCAACGCGAGGTCGGCGATACGCAGCGCCGTCCGGCCGAGCGCGACGGCGGCGCGGGCGGCGGCAAGTACCGCGGCGCTCGCGGACTCGACCCGCAGTTCATCGCCGACCTCGAACGCCAGTTCGGCTTCGATAAGCCGCCGCTGGAGCGCTTTCTGAGGATGATGGGCGGCTTCCTCCGCTTCGACTTCGGCAACAGCTTCTTTCGCGACGCGTCGGTCGTCGACCTCGTGATCGAGAAGATGCCGGTGTCGATTTCGCTCGGGCTCTGGACGTTGCTCCTCGTCTACACGATTTCCGTCCCGCTCGGCATAGCCAAGGCCGTGCGGGACGGCTCGCGCTTCGATGTCTGGACGTCGGCGGTGGTGATCGTCGGCAACGCCGTGCCGGGGTTCCTGTTTGCGATTCTGCTCATCGTCCTGTTCGCGGGAGGCCGTTACTTCGACTGGTTCCCGTTGCGCGGTCTGGTGTCGGACGACTGGCATCAGCTCGACCTGTGGCACAAGGTGACCGACTACCTGTGGCACATCGCGTTGCCGGTGCTGTCGATGGTGATCGGCGGCTTTGCGAGCCTGACGATGCTGACGAAGAATTCGTTCCTCGATCAGATCGGGCAGCAATACGTGGTGACGGCGCGGGCGAAGGGCCTTGGCGAGGGGAGGGTGCTGTACGGCCATGTCTTTCGTAACGCGATGCTGATCGTAATTGCCGGCTTCCCGGGCGCGTTCATCGGCGTGCTGTTCACGGGCGCCCTGCTGACCGAGGTCATCTTCTCGCTCGACGGCCTGGGGTTGCTCGGCTTCGAGGCGGCAATCAACCGCGACTATCCGGTGATGTTCGGCACGTTGTACTTCTTCACCTTGCTCGGCTTGTTGATGAAGCTGATCGAGGACATCACCTACGCCGTCGTCGACCCGCGCATCGACTTTGGCGCCCGTGACGGGTGA
- a CDS encoding ABC transporter ATP-binding protein, with protein sequence MAVRDLRVRFGRGVGAVDAVRGVSFGIEKGETLALVGESGSGKSVTALSILQLLPRGAASHPGGSIRFLGEELIGAPAARLRAVRGDRIAMVFQEPMTSLNPLHGIARQVSEALTLHRDLNAAAARERTLELLRTVGLRDAERRLDALPHELSGGQRQRVMIAMALANEPDLLIADEPTTAVDVTIQAQLLALLKDLQRRLGMAMLFITHDLGIVRRLADRVCVMRGGQIVEAGTTARVLGAPAHPYTRALLAAEPGGAPPPRPRGDGEPVLACRGLRVRFPIKAGVWRRTVAHVRAVDGVDLTIRAGETVGVVGESGSGKTTLGLALLRLIASEGEIAYAGQAIQGWRAAAVRPLRRHLQIVFQDPYGSLSPRMSIGQILAEGLRVHGLAAGPADAEARIDRMLEEVGLDGAMRYRYPHELSGGQRQRVAIARAMVLEPRLVVLDEPTSALDVSVQAQIVALLRELQQRHGTAYLFISHDLRVVRALSHEVLVMRAGQVVEQGPAARVFESPRDPYTQALLAAAFELTAVEGVVSE encoded by the coding sequence CTGGCGGTGCGCGACCTGCGGGTGCGGTTCGGTCGCGGTGTGGGGGCGGTGGATGCCGTGCGCGGCGTGTCGTTCGGTATCGAGAAGGGGGAGACGCTGGCGCTGGTCGGCGAGAGCGGGTCGGGGAAGTCGGTGACGGCGTTGTCGATCTTGCAGCTTCTGCCGCGCGGGGCGGCGAGTCATCCGGGCGGCAGTATCCGCTTTCTCGGGGAGGAGTTGATCGGGGCGCCGGCGGCGCGCTTGCGGGCAGTGCGCGGCGACCGCATCGCGATGGTGTTTCAGGAGCCGATGACCTCGCTCAACCCGCTGCACGGCATTGCCCGGCAGGTGAGCGAAGCCTTGACATTGCATCGCGATTTGAACGCCGCGGCGGCGCGGGAGCGCACTTTGGAGTTGCTGCGGACCGTGGGTCTGCGGGATGCGGAGCGCCGACTCGATGCCCTGCCGCACGAGCTTTCCGGCGGGCAGCGGCAGCGGGTGATGATTGCGATGGCGCTGGCGAACGAGCCGGACCTGCTGATCGCCGACGAGCCGACGACTGCTGTCGACGTCACCATTCAGGCGCAGCTCCTGGCGTTGTTGAAGGACCTGCAGCGGCGTCTCGGCATGGCGATGCTGTTTATCACGCACGATCTCGGCATCGTGCGGCGGCTTGCGGATCGCGTGTGCGTGATGCGCGGCGGGCAGATCGTCGAGGCGGGAACGACGGCGCGCGTGCTCGGCGCGCCGGCGCACCCGTATACGCGTGCGCTGCTGGCTGCCGAGCCCGGCGGGGCGCCGCCGCCGCGGCCGCGCGGCGATGGCGAGCCGGTGCTCGCCTGCCGGGGATTGAGGGTGCGGTTCCCGATCAAGGCGGGGGTGTGGCGTCGCACGGTGGCGCACGTGCGGGCGGTGGACGGGGTCGACCTGACGATACGGGCGGGCGAGACCGTGGGGGTGGTCGGGGAGAGCGGTTCCGGCAAGACGACGTTGGGGCTGGCCCTGTTGCGGCTGATCGCGAGTGAGGGGGAGATCGCGTACGCGGGGCAGGCGATTCAGGGCTGGCGGGCGGCGGCGGTGCGGCCGTTGCGGCGCCACTTACAGATCGTGTTCCAGGACCCGTACGGCTCGCTCAGCCCGCGCATGTCGATCGGGCAGATTCTCGCCGAGGGTCTGCGCGTACACGGTCTTGCGGCCGGACCGGCGGACGCCGAAGCGCGCATTGACCGGATGCTCGAGGAGGTGGGGCTCGACGGGGCGATGCGGTACCGGTATCCGCACGAGCTTTCGGGCGGGCAGCGCCAGCGCGTGGCGATTGCGCGCGCAATGGTGTTGGAGCCGAGGCTGGTGGTGCTCGACGAGCCGACCTCGGCGCTCGACGTGTCGGTGCAGGCGCAGATCGTGGCGCTGCTCAGGGAGTTGCAGCAGCGTCACGGCACGGCGTACTTGTTCATCAGCCACGACCTGCGGGTGGTGCGGGCGCTGAGTCATGAGGTCCTGGTGATGCGCGCCGGGCAGGTCGTCGAGCAGGGGCCGGCGGCGCGTGTGTTCGAGTCGCCGCGAGACCCGTACACGCAGGCGTTGCTCGCGGCAGCGTTCGAGCTGACGGCCGTCGAGGGGGTCGTGAGCGAGTAG
- a CDS encoding SciE type virulence protein: MDAGTLFQQGNLGGAVDAATRDVKARPTELRHRTFLFELLCFAGDFERAARQLDVVGHQDASTEPAVQVYRNILHAERLRRRLYTESLRPEFLLDPPPFTALHLEAIGQLRSGDPTAARATLECSEETRTGLRGRIGDAAFDGFRDCDDLVAPFLELIVVRDYVWVPFEQIRVLDIAAPERPRDLLWIPARLELVTGAQYRGYVPVLYEGSHAHADDQVKLGRRTEWLETPEGPVRGVGQRTFLAGEDPCAVLDIRHVEISPS, encoded by the coding sequence GTGGACGCGGGAACGTTATTCCAGCAGGGGAACCTCGGCGGCGCCGTCGACGCCGCTACGCGTGACGTCAAGGCCCGGCCCACCGAACTCCGCCACCGGACCTTCCTGTTCGAGCTCCTCTGCTTCGCCGGCGACTTCGAACGGGCCGCCCGGCAACTCGATGTCGTCGGGCATCAGGACGCCTCGACCGAGCCGGCGGTGCAGGTGTACCGCAACATCCTCCACGCCGAACGCCTGCGCCGTCGCCTCTATACCGAGAGTCTGCGTCCCGAGTTTCTGCTCGATCCGCCGCCGTTCACGGCTCTTCACCTGGAGGCGATCGGCCAGCTTCGCAGCGGCGATCCAACCGCCGCCCGGGCAACGCTGGAGTGCTCGGAGGAGACTCGCACCGGCCTGCGTGGGCGCATCGGCGATGCCGCCTTCGACGGGTTCCGGGACTGCGACGACCTCGTCGCGCCGTTTCTCGAACTGATCGTCGTGCGCGACTACGTGTGGGTGCCGTTCGAACAGATCCGCGTGCTCGACATCGCGGCCCCCGAGCGCCCACGCGATCTCCTCTGGATTCCGGCCCGGCTCGAATTGGTCACGGGCGCTCAGTACCGTGGCTACGTGCCGGTGCTGTACGAGGGCTCGCACGCCCACGCCGACGACCAGGTGAAGCTGGGCCGCCGCACGGAGTGGCTGGAAACCCCGGAAGGCCCGGTCCGCGGCGTCGGCCAACGGACCTTCCTCGCCGGCGAAGACCCCTGCGCCGTACTCGACATCCGCCACGTGGAGATATCGCCGAGCTGA
- a CDS encoding type VI secretion system tube protein Hcp: MAVDMTIKIDGIKGESKLDKHEEEIDVLSYKWGLTQTGTFSTGGGGGTGKVNVHDLSFAKFVDKSSPELMLACSNGKHIPKAVLTVRKAGEKPLDYLTVTMEDLLVSSVKTGGASTDERQTEEVALNFTKVKVEYQEQDKTGGPKGGKVTYAWDIEKNIKQN; encoded by the coding sequence ATGGCCGTAGACATGACGATCAAGATCGACGGTATCAAAGGCGAGTCGAAGCTCGACAAGCACGAAGAGGAAATCGACGTGCTGTCGTACAAGTGGGGCTTGACCCAGACCGGGACCTTCAGCACCGGCGGCGGCGGCGGCACCGGCAAGGTGAACGTCCACGACCTGTCGTTCGCGAAGTTCGTCGACAAGTCGAGCCCCGAGCTGATGCTGGCGTGCTCGAACGGCAAACACATCCCAAAGGCCGTACTGACCGTCCGCAAAGCCGGCGAGAAGCCGCTCGATTATCTGACGGTCACCATGGAAGATCTGCTCGTTTCGTCGGTCAAGACCGGCGGCGCCAGCACCGACGAGCGCCAGACCGAAGAGGTGGCCCTGAACTTCACCAAAGTGAAGGTCGAGTACCAGGAGCAGGACAAGACCGGTGGGCCGAAGGGCGGCAAGGTGACCTACGCCTGGGACATCGAAAAGAACATCAAGCAGAACTGA
- the tssC gene encoding type VI secretion system contractile sheath large subunit, with the protein MAEKQTAPGAAPAAAPQAEAGLLDTILEKGLRAKDEDSRQWGRDLIREFVAQLLDPKLVVAKDTEKTINKRIEQIDAILSAQLNEILHHPDLQKLEASWRGLHYLVHNSETGTQLKIRVLNASKQDLLKDLERASEFDQSGLFKKVYEDEYGMFMGEPFGALIGDYEFGNHPQDIALLERVSNVAAAAHAPFVSAANAGMFGLESFTELNKPRDLSKGFDTVEYAKWKSFRDSEDSRYVALTMPRVLGRLPYGKETVPVEEFDFTEVAGNHDHYLWTNAAYAYGARLTDAFAKYGWCAAIRGVEGGGLVEGLPTHTFKTMDGEVDMKCPTEIGIPDRREFEISNLGFVALCHGKGTDFAAFFGGQSCQKPKLYDRDDANSNAQLSARIPYILCTSRFAHFLKAMARDKIGAAMERKEIEDWLNRWILNYVLENPETAGPKAKAEKPLREARVEVRDVKGKPGSYEAVAYLRPHFQMEELGVSLRLVAELPQAKG; encoded by the coding sequence ATGGCCGAAAAGCAGACAGCGCCGGGGGCGGCGCCCGCCGCCGCCCCGCAAGCCGAAGCCGGCTTGCTCGACACCATCCTGGAAAAGGGTCTGCGCGCCAAGGACGAGGATTCCCGCCAATGGGGCCGCGACCTGATCCGGGAGTTCGTCGCCCAGCTCCTCGACCCGAAGCTGGTCGTCGCCAAGGACACCGAAAAGACCATCAACAAACGCATCGAGCAGATCGATGCCATCCTGTCGGCACAGCTTAACGAGATTCTGCACCATCCCGACCTGCAGAAGCTCGAAGCCTCGTGGCGCGGCCTGCACTACCTTGTACACAACAGCGAGACCGGCACCCAGTTGAAGATCCGCGTCCTCAACGCCTCCAAACAGGATCTGCTCAAGGACCTCGAACGGGCCTCGGAGTTCGACCAGAGCGGCTTGTTCAAGAAAGTCTACGAGGACGAGTACGGCATGTTCATGGGCGAGCCCTTCGGCGCCCTGATCGGCGACTACGAGTTCGGCAATCACCCGCAGGACATTGCCTTGCTCGAACGAGTCTCCAACGTCGCCGCCGCCGCGCACGCCCCGTTCGTCTCCGCCGCCAACGCCGGCATGTTCGGGCTCGAGTCGTTCACGGAACTCAACAAACCCCGCGACCTCTCGAAGGGCTTCGACACCGTCGAGTACGCGAAGTGGAAGTCGTTCCGCGACTCCGAGGATTCGCGCTACGTGGCGCTGACCATGCCGCGCGTGCTCGGACGCCTGCCCTACGGCAAGGAGACCGTCCCGGTCGAGGAGTTCGATTTCACCGAGGTCGCCGGGAACCACGACCACTACCTGTGGACCAACGCGGCGTATGCCTACGGTGCGCGACTGACCGACGCCTTCGCCAAGTACGGGTGGTGCGCGGCGATCCGCGGCGTCGAGGGCGGCGGGCTGGTCGAGGGCCTGCCGACGCACACGTTCAAGACGATGGACGGTGAAGTCGACATGAAGTGCCCGACGGAAATCGGCATTCCCGATCGGCGCGAGTTCGAGATCAGCAACCTCGGCTTCGTCGCTCTCTGCCACGGCAAGGGCACCGACTTCGCCGCGTTCTTCGGCGGCCAGTCGTGCCAGAAGCCGAAGCTCTACGACCGCGACGACGCCAACAGCAACGCCCAGCTCTCGGCCCGCATCCCCTACATTCTCTGCACTTCGCGCTTCGCGCACTTTCTCAAGGCCATGGCCCGCGACAAGATCGGCGCGGCCATGGAACGTAAGGAGATCGAGGACTGGCTGAACCGATGGATTCTCAACTACGTGCTGGAGAATCCGGAGACGGCCGGCCCCAAGGCCAAAGCGGAGAAGCCGTTGCGCGAGGCGCGCGTCGAAGTTCGTGACGTCAAAGGCAAGCCCGGCTCTTACGAGGCCGTGGCGTACCTGCGGCCGCACTTCCAGATGGAGGAGCTCGGCGTCTCCCTCCGCCTGGTCGCGGAACTGCCGCAGGCGAAGGGATAA
- the tssB gene encoding type VI secretion system contractile sheath small subunit encodes MAKESTQHKLDRVRKPRVQITYDVELNGALQLKELPFVVGVLGDFAGKPDQAQPPLKERKFVQIDRDNFDSVLAAMNPRVAFRVDDKLSGTEGNQINVELRFKSIDDFAPENVARQVEPLRQLLDTREKLKNLLNRMDGNDKLEELLGQIVNDAEARNALSQSLGLAGAGAPGEKKE; translated from the coding sequence ATGGCCAAGGAAAGCACGCAACACAAACTCGACCGCGTCCGCAAGCCGCGCGTCCAGATCACCTACGACGTCGAGCTGAACGGCGCGCTGCAACTGAAGGAGTTGCCTTTCGTCGTCGGCGTGCTCGGCGACTTCGCGGGCAAGCCCGACCAGGCCCAGCCGCCACTCAAGGAGCGCAAGTTCGTACAGATCGACCGGGACAACTTCGACAGCGTGCTCGCGGCCATGAACCCGCGGGTCGCCTTCCGGGTCGACGACAAGTTGAGCGGCACCGAGGGTAACCAGATCAACGTCGAGCTGCGCTTCAAGAGCATCGACGACTTCGCCCCGGAAAACGTCGCCCGCCAGGTCGAGCCGCTGCGGCAGCTCCTCGATACCCGCGAGAAGCTCAAGAACCTCCTCAACCGCATGGACGGCAACGACAAGCTCGAAGAGCTGCTCGGCCAGATCGTTAACGATGCCGAAGCCCGTAACGCTCTCAGTCAGTCACTCGGCCTCGCGGGCGCCGGAGCTCCGGGCGAGAAGAAGGAGTAG
- the tssA gene encoding type VI secretion system protein TssA, with the protein MSSPGVLDLDRLLAPVEGASPCGENLRWDPLYDEIRKARREDDRDALGSDSPVQADWAAVLDKATGALAARSKDLMLAGFVVEALVQLYGYRGLRDGLRVVNGLLEAYWDELHPLPDEDDLEPRAAPLVWLTEADRGARLPNRLREVAMAVGNVNGAVPSWAYWKSRYITPRNETEDDTAYEQRRAEAEGRAKAFEQAVAATPLAYYAALKDDLTDCLAELRRLDNLLDRRMGRNAPGTAAIRQSLDECTALVNRILKDKGGVPETTADSGPAATDTTTAAGGMAAGTGPINSRDEALRRLAEVAAFFRKTEPHSPISYLVQRATAWGRMSLEELVTEIVKDQTTREQIGELLGFVRRE; encoded by the coding sequence GTGAGTTCTCCAGGAGTACTCGACCTCGATCGGCTGCTCGCGCCCGTCGAGGGGGCCAGTCCGTGCGGTGAGAACCTGCGGTGGGACCCCCTTTACGACGAAATCCGCAAGGCCCGGCGCGAGGACGACCGCGACGCCCTGGGGAGCGATTCGCCGGTGCAAGCCGACTGGGCGGCGGTGCTCGACAAGGCCACCGGCGCCCTCGCCGCCCGCAGCAAGGATCTCATGCTCGCCGGCTTCGTTGTCGAAGCTCTGGTGCAGCTTTACGGATACCGCGGGCTACGCGACGGCTTGCGGGTCGTCAACGGGCTGCTGGAGGCGTACTGGGACGAGCTTCACCCCCTGCCGGACGAAGACGATTTGGAGCCTCGCGCGGCGCCCCTGGTGTGGCTGACCGAAGCGGATCGGGGTGCGCGCCTCCCCAACCGCCTGCGCGAAGTCGCCATGGCCGTGGGCAACGTCAACGGCGCCGTACCGTCGTGGGCGTACTGGAAGTCGCGCTACATCACGCCCCGCAACGAAACCGAAGACGACACCGCCTACGAACAGCGCCGCGCCGAAGCCGAGGGACGCGCGAAGGCGTTCGAACAGGCGGTAGCCGCCACGCCGCTGGCGTACTATGCGGCGCTCAAGGACGACCTGACCGACTGTCTCGCCGAGCTGCGCCGCCTCGACAACCTGCTCGACCGGCGCATGGGCCGCAATGCCCCGGGGACGGCGGCGATTCGCCAGTCTCTCGACGAATGCACCGCACTCGTCAACCGGATCCTCAAGGACAAGGGCGGCGTGCCCGAAACGACCGCCGACAGCGGCCCGGCGGCAACCGACACGACGACGGCCGCGGGCGGCATGGCGGCCGGCACCGGCCCCATCAATTCGCGCGACGAGGCCCTGCGGCGCCTCGCCGAGGTCGCGGCGTTCTTCCGTAAGACGGAGCCCCACAGCCCCATCTCGTACCTGGTCCAGCGCGCCACCGCGTGGGGCCGCATGTCCCTGGAGGAACTCGTCACCGAGATCGTCAAAGACCAGACCACCCGCGAACAGATCGGCGAACTCCTCGGCTTCGTCAGACGCGAGTGA